One part of the Ovis canadensis isolate MfBH-ARS-UI-01 breed Bighorn chromosome 8, ARS-UI_OviCan_v2, whole genome shotgun sequence genome encodes these proteins:
- the COX7A2 gene encoding cytochrome c oxidase subunit 7A2, mitochondrial yields the protein MLRNLLALRQIAKRTISTASRRQFENKVPEKQKLFQEDNGIPVHLKGGIADALLYRATMILTVGGTAYAMYELAVASFPKKQD from the exons ATGCTGCGGAATCTTCTG gctCTCCGTCAGATTGCTAAGAGGACCATAAGTACTGCTTCACGCAGGCAGTTTGAAAATAAGGttccagagaaacaaaagctgTTTCAG GAggataatggaattccagtgcaTCTGAAGGGTGGGATAGCTGATGCCCTCCTGTATAGAGCCACCATGATTCTTACAGTTGGTG GAACGGCATATGCCATGTATGAACTGGCTGTGGCTTCATTTCCCAAGAAGCAGGATTGA